A stretch of Miscanthus floridulus cultivar M001 chromosome 13, ASM1932011v1, whole genome shotgun sequence DNA encodes these proteins:
- the LOC136500467 gene encoding NAC domain-containing protein 43-like, with amino-acid sequence MSISVNGQSCVPPGFRFHPTEEELLNYYLRKKVASQEIDLDVIRDVDLNKLEPWDIQEKCKIGSGPQNDWYFFSHKDKKYPTGTRTNRATAAGFWKATGRDKAIYNAVKRIGMRKTLVFYKGRAPHGQKSDWIMHEYRLDDPAAAGSGDAAAAAAAAAATVAAAAAAAASDGAQEDGWVVCRVFKKKHHHKESSGGGGGSKHGGSNNEHGHGGGKAAAAAAAAAQEHKHHSGLQYSSSDDALDQILQYMGRSCKQEHELLSPPPAAGRAASRYLRPIETVLGGHGFMKLPPLESPSAAAAALTTPLQHAISGDAAAAAGVVVDDLLGLHRAGNGITDWAMMDRLVASHLNGQAPDVAPAADHLGSCFDDATGADDADGGLAFYSAAANRLLLGPAGSSGAGSDDDLWSFTRSSASAAAAAATSTERLSHVSL; translated from the exons ATGAGCATCTCGGTGAACGGGCAGTCGTGCGTGCCGCCGGGGTTCCGGTTCCACCCGACGGAGGAGGAGCTGCTCAACTACTACCTCCGCAAGAAGGTGGCCTCCCAGGAGATCGACCTCGACGTCATCCGCGACGTCGACCTCAACAAGCTCGAGCCATGGGACATCCAAG AGAAATGCAAGATCGGGTCGGGCCCCCAGAACGACTGGTACTTCTTCAGCCACAAGGACAAGAAGTACCCGACGGGGACGCGCACGAACCGCGCCACGGCTGCCGGGTTCTGGAAGGCCACCGGCCGCGACAAGGCCATCTACAACGCCGTCAAGCGCATCGGCATGCGCAAGACACTCGTCTTCTACAAGGGCCGCGCGCCGCACGGACAGAAGTCCGACTGGATCATGCACGAGTACCGCCTCGACGACCCTGCTGCTGCTGGCTCCggcgatgccgccgccgccgccgccgccgctgccgccacg GTCGCcgctgctgctgcggctgctgcgtCGGACGGCGCGCAGGAGGACGGCTGGGTGGTGTGCAGGGTGTTCAAGAAGAAGCACCACCACAAGGAGTCATCAGGTGGGGGCGGGGGCAGCAAGCACGGCGGCAGTAACAACGAGCACGGGCACGGCGGCGgcaaggctgctgctgctgcagccgcGGCGGCGCAGGAGCACAAGCACCACAGTGGGCTGCAGTACTCCTCCAGCGACGACGCGCTGGACCAGATCCTGCAGTACATGGGCAGGTCCTGCAAGCAGGAGCACGAGCTGCTgtcgccgccgccggcagcgGGGCGGGCGGCGTCCAGGTACCTCCGGCCCATCGAGACTGTGCTGGGCGGGCACGGGTTCATGAAGCTGCCCCCGCTCGAGAGCCCgtccgcggccgcggcggcgctgACGACGCCGCTGCAGCACGCCATCTCaggcgacgccgccgccgcagccggggTCGTCGTCGACGACCTCCTCGGCCTCCACCGCGCCGGGAACGGGATCACGGACTGGGCCATGATGGACCGGCTGGTGGCGTCGCACCTGAACGGGCAGGCGCCCGACGTCGCGCCCGCCGCGGACCACCTCGGCAGCTGCTTCGACGACGCCACCGGCGCCGACGACGCGGATGGCGGACTCGCCTTCTACTCCGCCGCTGCCAACAGGCTGCTGCTCGGCCCCGCAGGTTCCAGCGGCGCTGGCAGCGACGACGACCTGTGGAGCTTCACGCGGTCGTCGGcttcggcagcggcggcggcggccacgtcGACTGAGCGGCTGAGCCACGTGTCACTGTAG
- the LOC136499331 gene encoding uncharacterized protein, protein MFGNQANFHLEVLTFEVVDFLGSYHAILGWPCYTKFMAIPNYTYPKLKMLGPKSVITVSSAFLHAFTCDREHYKLSTTVINLFELPRLGESSIPIVLDCSKPTSSIAFHLLKETKAVGIDPTDPTKMIQIGTQLPAK, encoded by the coding sequence atgttCGGCAACCAGGCCAACTTCCACTTggaagtcctcacctttgaagtggtggactttctagggtcctaccacgccatcttgggatgGCCATGCTacacaaaattcatggcaatccccaactacacctaccccaagctgaagatgctgggaccgaaaagcgtcatcaccgtgagtagcgccTTCCTGCATGCCTTCACATGCGATCGCGAGCACTACAAGCTCTCCACTACGGTCATCAACTTGTTCGAGCTCCCGCGGCTTGGGGAATCATCGATCCCGATAGTCCTAGACTGcagcaaaccaacctcctcgattgCCTTCCATctgctcaaggaaaccaaggcggtgggaattgACCCCACTGATCCAACCAAGATGATtcagatcgggacccagctcccagccaaatag